From one Nothobranchius furzeri strain GRZ-AD chromosome 2, NfurGRZ-RIMD1, whole genome shotgun sequence genomic stretch:
- the osbpl11 gene encoding oxysterol-binding protein-related protein 11 isoform X2: protein MQGEPAAVRIAENDSKLDVFPQNRTPSSGRASAKSWQYSDHMENIDGYLMKYTNLVTGWQYRFFVLNNEAGLLEYFVNEQSRPQKPRGMLPLAGAVISPSDEDSHTFTVNAISGEQYKLRACDAKERQHWVSRLQICTQHHTEAMGKNNPPPSSRSYSVASQGSGSSPMSARRPSQNTASLFGWTQTNKGSSLYSSKRSMVPDHLVDAREMMSQAQGQHKDLIQSIEGLPAAPGLSPLDQDLLMLKATSMATMSCLNECLHILHLQQMARQRSSLGAPTIEWLEPKLPDILKNGSSSLGSFTTEEGQLEGGRLELSSPESCNFSGEQEYIDPEDELEDSCTDKEEDLGAVEEERSVILHLLSQLKLGMDLTRVVLPTFILEKRSLLEMYADFMSHPDLFVAIADGSSPEDRMVRFVEYYLTSFHEGRKGAIAKKPYNPIIGETFHCSWRVPRRPDPSKEPLQESPEVVAPIQEPLHLRFVAEQVSHHPPVSGFYAECQEKQICVNTHVWTKSKFMGMSIGVSMIGEGCLHLLEHDEEYTFTLPCAYARSILTVPWVELGGKVNISCNKSGYSAVITFQTKPFYGGKLHKVTAEVKHNATNAVVCRVQGEWNGVLEFSYTSGETRVVDVTKLPVTRKCVRPIEKQTPTESRRLWQHVTEALRVKDIEKATEHKRILEERQRTEERHRMETETPWRTKYFDREGDGWIYRKPLWKDSSFKSSTVF, encoded by the exons ATGCAAGGGGAACCTGCGGCGGTAAGAATCGCAGAAAACGACAGCAAGCTGGATGTATTTCCCCAGAACCGAACCCCGAGTTCGGGGAGAGCGAGTGCCAAAAGTTGGCAGTACAG TGATCACATGGAGAACATTGACGGGTACCTGATGAAATACACAAACCTGGTGACAGGCTGGCAGTACAG GTTCTTCGTCCTGAACAATGAGGCTGGATTGCTGGAGTACTTTGTCAACGAGCAGTCGCGTCCCCAGAAGCCCCGTGGGATGCTCCCCCTGGCTGGTGCAGTCATCTCCCCAAGCGATGAAGACTCCCACACCTTCACGGTGAACGCCATCAGCGGCGAGCAGTACAAGCTCCGGG CCTGCGATGCCAAAGAGAGGCAGCACTGGGTCAGCCGGCTGCAGATCTGCACACAACACCACACAGAGGCCATGGGCAAG AATAATCCCCCTCCCAGTTCCCGTAGCTACTCTGTGGCTTCCCAAGGCAGTGGGAGCTCCCCCATGTCGGCGCGGCGGCCTAGCCAAAACACCGCCTCTTTGTTTGGCTGGACGCAAACCAACAAGGGCTCATCGCTCTACTCCAGCAAGAGGTCCATGGTGCCGGACCACCTTGTGGACGCCCGAGAG ATGATGAGCCAGGCCCAGGGCCAACACAAAGACCTGATCCAGAGCATCGAGGGGCTGCCGGCGGCCCCCGGCCTCTCCCCGCTGGATCAGGATCTGCTGATGCTTAAAGCCACATCCATGGCCACCATGAGCTGCCTGAACGAGTGCCTGCACATCCTGCACCTGCAGCAGATGGCCCGACAGAGGAGCTCCTTGGGAG CACCCACCATAGAGTGGCTGGAGCCCAAACTGCCCGACATCCTGAAGAACGGCAGCAGCTCCCTGGGCAGCTTCACGACGGAGGAGGGGCAGCTGGAGGGGGGCCGCCTGGAGCTCAGCTCCCCCGAGTCCTGCAATTTCTCTGGG GAGCAGGAGTACATCGATCCAGAAGATGAGTTGGAGGACTCATGTACAGACAAAGAAGAAGACCTGGGTGCTGTGGAGGAGGAGCGAAGCGTCATCCTACACCTGCTGTCTCAGCTGAAGCTGGGCATGGACCTCACACGA GTGGTCCTCCCCACTTTCATCCTGGAGAAGCGCTCTTTGCTGGAGATGTACGCAGACTTTATGTCCCACCCAGACCTCTTTGTTGCAATTGCCGATGGCAGCAGCCCTGAAGACCGCATGGTCCGGTTCGTAGAGTATTACCTCACATCCTTCCATGAAGGCCGCAAAGGCGCCATCGCCAAGAAGCCATACAACCCCATCATTGGTGAGACGTTCCACTGCTCTTGGAGGGTTCCCAGGAGACCAGACCCCTCCAAGGAACCATTGCAGGAGAGTCCAGAAGTTGTCGCCCCCATTCAGGAGCCATTACACCTCCGTTTTGTGGCTGAGCAGGTATCCCATCATCCACCTGTGTCTGGCTTCTACGCCGAGTGCCAGGAGAAGCAGATTTGTGTGAACACACATGTCTGGACCAAGAGCAAGTTCATGGGGATGTCTATCGGAGTGTCCATGATTGGAGAGG GTTGTCTGCATCTGCTGGAGCATGACGAGGAGTACACCTTCACACTGCCCTGTGCCTACGCCCGCTCCATCCTCACTGTTCCCTGGGTGGAGCTGGGCGGAAAAGTCAACATCAGCTGCAACAAGTCGGGCTACTCGGCCGTCATCACGTTCCAGACTAAACCCTTTTATGGAGGGAAGCTACATAA GGTAACGGCGGAGGTGAAGCACAACGCCACCAATGCGGTGGTGTGTCGTGTGCAGGGCGAGTGGAACGGAGTGTTGGAGTTCAGCTACACCAGTGGGGAGACGAGGGTGGTGGACGTCACCAAGCTACCCGTAACGAGGAAATGCGTTCGGCCGATCGAGAAGCAGACTCCCACTGAATCCAG ACGCCTGTGGCAGCACGTGACAGAAGCCTTACGAGTGAAAGACATCGAAAAGGCCACGGAGCACAAGAGGATCCTGGAGGAGAGGCAACGGACGGAGGAGAGGCACCGCATGGAGACAGAAACACCATGGAGGACCAAATATTTTGACCGAGAG GGCGATGGTTGGATTTACCGTAAACCACTTTGGAAAGACTCTTCATTCAAGTCCTCTACAGTCTTCTAA
- the osbpl11 gene encoding oxysterol-binding protein-related protein 11 isoform X1, translating into MQGEPAAVRIAENDSKLDVFPQNRTPSSGRASAKSWQYSDHMENIDGYLMKYTNLVTGWQYRFFVLNNEAGLLEYFVNEQSRPQKPRGMLPLAGAVISPSDEDSHTFTVNAISGEQYKLRACDAKERQHWVSRLQICTQHHTEAMGKNNPPPSSRSYSVASQGSGSSPMSARRPSQNTASLFGWTQTNKGSSLYSSKRSMVPDHLVDAREMMSQAQGQHKDLIQSIEGLPAAPGLSPLDQDLLMLKATSMATMSCLNECLHILHLQQMARQRSSLGAAPTIEWLEPKLPDILKNGSSSLGSFTTEEGQLEGGRLELSSPESCNFSGEQEYIDPEDELEDSCTDKEEDLGAVEEERSVILHLLSQLKLGMDLTRVVLPTFILEKRSLLEMYADFMSHPDLFVAIADGSSPEDRMVRFVEYYLTSFHEGRKGAIAKKPYNPIIGETFHCSWRVPRRPDPSKEPLQESPEVVAPIQEPLHLRFVAEQVSHHPPVSGFYAECQEKQICVNTHVWTKSKFMGMSIGVSMIGEGCLHLLEHDEEYTFTLPCAYARSILTVPWVELGGKVNISCNKSGYSAVITFQTKPFYGGKLHKVTAEVKHNATNAVVCRVQGEWNGVLEFSYTSGETRVVDVTKLPVTRKCVRPIEKQTPTESRRLWQHVTEALRVKDIEKATEHKRILEERQRTEERHRMETETPWRTKYFDREGDGWIYRKPLWKDSSFKSSTVF; encoded by the exons ATGCAAGGGGAACCTGCGGCGGTAAGAATCGCAGAAAACGACAGCAAGCTGGATGTATTTCCCCAGAACCGAACCCCGAGTTCGGGGAGAGCGAGTGCCAAAAGTTGGCAGTACAG TGATCACATGGAGAACATTGACGGGTACCTGATGAAATACACAAACCTGGTGACAGGCTGGCAGTACAG GTTCTTCGTCCTGAACAATGAGGCTGGATTGCTGGAGTACTTTGTCAACGAGCAGTCGCGTCCCCAGAAGCCCCGTGGGATGCTCCCCCTGGCTGGTGCAGTCATCTCCCCAAGCGATGAAGACTCCCACACCTTCACGGTGAACGCCATCAGCGGCGAGCAGTACAAGCTCCGGG CCTGCGATGCCAAAGAGAGGCAGCACTGGGTCAGCCGGCTGCAGATCTGCACACAACACCACACAGAGGCCATGGGCAAG AATAATCCCCCTCCCAGTTCCCGTAGCTACTCTGTGGCTTCCCAAGGCAGTGGGAGCTCCCCCATGTCGGCGCGGCGGCCTAGCCAAAACACCGCCTCTTTGTTTGGCTGGACGCAAACCAACAAGGGCTCATCGCTCTACTCCAGCAAGAGGTCCATGGTGCCGGACCACCTTGTGGACGCCCGAGAG ATGATGAGCCAGGCCCAGGGCCAACACAAAGACCTGATCCAGAGCATCGAGGGGCTGCCGGCGGCCCCCGGCCTCTCCCCGCTGGATCAGGATCTGCTGATGCTTAAAGCCACATCCATGGCCACCATGAGCTGCCTGAACGAGTGCCTGCACATCCTGCACCTGCAGCAGATGGCCCGACAGAGGAGCTCCTTGGGAG CAGCACCCACCATAGAGTGGCTGGAGCCCAAACTGCCCGACATCCTGAAGAACGGCAGCAGCTCCCTGGGCAGCTTCACGACGGAGGAGGGGCAGCTGGAGGGGGGCCGCCTGGAGCTCAGCTCCCCCGAGTCCTGCAATTTCTCTGGG GAGCAGGAGTACATCGATCCAGAAGATGAGTTGGAGGACTCATGTACAGACAAAGAAGAAGACCTGGGTGCTGTGGAGGAGGAGCGAAGCGTCATCCTACACCTGCTGTCTCAGCTGAAGCTGGGCATGGACCTCACACGA GTGGTCCTCCCCACTTTCATCCTGGAGAAGCGCTCTTTGCTGGAGATGTACGCAGACTTTATGTCCCACCCAGACCTCTTTGTTGCAATTGCCGATGGCAGCAGCCCTGAAGACCGCATGGTCCGGTTCGTAGAGTATTACCTCACATCCTTCCATGAAGGCCGCAAAGGCGCCATCGCCAAGAAGCCATACAACCCCATCATTGGTGAGACGTTCCACTGCTCTTGGAGGGTTCCCAGGAGACCAGACCCCTCCAAGGAACCATTGCAGGAGAGTCCAGAAGTTGTCGCCCCCATTCAGGAGCCATTACACCTCCGTTTTGTGGCTGAGCAGGTATCCCATCATCCACCTGTGTCTGGCTTCTACGCCGAGTGCCAGGAGAAGCAGATTTGTGTGAACACACATGTCTGGACCAAGAGCAAGTTCATGGGGATGTCTATCGGAGTGTCCATGATTGGAGAGG GTTGTCTGCATCTGCTGGAGCATGACGAGGAGTACACCTTCACACTGCCCTGTGCCTACGCCCGCTCCATCCTCACTGTTCCCTGGGTGGAGCTGGGCGGAAAAGTCAACATCAGCTGCAACAAGTCGGGCTACTCGGCCGTCATCACGTTCCAGACTAAACCCTTTTATGGAGGGAAGCTACATAA GGTAACGGCGGAGGTGAAGCACAACGCCACCAATGCGGTGGTGTGTCGTGTGCAGGGCGAGTGGAACGGAGTGTTGGAGTTCAGCTACACCAGTGGGGAGACGAGGGTGGTGGACGTCACCAAGCTACCCGTAACGAGGAAATGCGTTCGGCCGATCGAGAAGCAGACTCCCACTGAATCCAG ACGCCTGTGGCAGCACGTGACAGAAGCCTTACGAGTGAAAGACATCGAAAAGGCCACGGAGCACAAGAGGATCCTGGAGGAGAGGCAACGGACGGAGGAGAGGCACCGCATGGAGACAGAAACACCATGGAGGACCAAATATTTTGACCGAGAG GGCGATGGTTGGATTTACCGTAAACCACTTTGGAAAGACTCTTCATTCAAGTCCTCTACAGTCTTCTAA